ACTTATCAGGCCCCAGACAGGAAACAAACACCACGTAGAAAGGCCTTGATCGACCGAGATGGCCGCAGACGACTCGTACACGGCCGCAGACGAGCGTGCCCGTGCCACCCGGAGGGCGGGCCTtcaggcgaagaaggacgaACAGCCGGCGAACACGGCACGGAGTTATGCTGCGAAGCAGCGGGAGTGGAAGGCGCGTTCCCCCGGCCGCCGccctctcttttcccctttgcccttgtctcttttttttttacgtAGAGTCCCATGGGCGGCTAACAGACGAGGACTTATAGGCCTGGTGCCGTACACCTCGGGCTGCGGCAGACGGCTCACTTTATAGCTGGCCCGACGGCGAGCTCGTAACTCCAGACAAGCTAGCAGCGTGGCtcaaagaggatatcctcttaCGACGCGTTGCCCCGCCGCAAAAGAAACCACGGGCACGGGgtaagggcaagggcaaaggaaaggctgTAAAGTTACGGCGGCAGCTCGAAcaggagcagctcgaggcCGCGGCCCTGGCAGAAGCCGAAAGCCTAGCCGAAGCTCTAGAGGTCCCCCTGGCCGAGGCCGCCGAGCTGCTTGCGGACGACCGCGAGGGCTACGTGCCACCCACGGCCCTTGCGCCGGCTGCAGCAGACATTGCCGAAGGATCTCTGCTTACGAGGGGCACTATCGACGCCTATATCGCGGCCGTTATCGAGCTCTGGCGGCTCCAGGTAGCCCACGGCAACGCAAACACGGAAAACCCCCGGGGCGCCGCCGTACGAGGCTTCCTTGAGCAACGCGGCCGGCAGCGGGGGAAGCACGACCGCGCCTCCTTTAAAGACCGCGGGACTGACGGGATCCAGGCCGGCTATTCACCCGACGAATGGCTCCGGGTCCAggatctccttctcagcgggGCCGCATACATGCCCCAAAACCTCCGTACGCGAGTTGACCTTCTATTCGGCCACTACTACCTCTTACGGGGGGAAAACCGCCGTAAGATGGAGCTTGCAGACCTGTCTCTACTCGACTATCCGTCTTCAGAAGGCCCGACCCCCTGTTGCTGCCTCGTTACCCTTTTGCGAGACGGTAAGCTAAACAAGACGACAAAGAAAGAGTTCATGGGTGCCCTCCGGCATAAGGACCCGTTGTTCTGTACGCAGGGGGCCTTAGcacagctcttcttctggcgcTGGCACGTCGCCGGCGAGCCGTCCCCGTCCTTCCGGCGCCGCCAGGACTGGTATCGgatcaaggttcttgtcGGACGGGACCGCGAGCAGGAGCTCTCGTACCCGACGCAGCTACAAGAGACCTGGCGTATCTTCGGTGCTGCTGGCCTTATGGCGTCAAAGAAGACGCACCTCCCGCGCAGGGTAGGCGCCCAGGACGCGGAGACCCACGGCACATCGCTCGCCCAGATCTTGCAGGCCGGCCGCTGGAACCAGAACGTGCTCTGCCAGGCCTATCTTACGCGTCTACCGCGCCAGTTCATGCGTATTGTTGCCGGCTTCTCGGCGTCACCCGGGGACTACTTCCTCGCGCGTGCGGCCCACGAGCCCCCGTACGTCTTACAAAAGCAGCTCTGGCCGTGGATCGAGGAGTGGGAGCCTCGCTTTGAGGCTCGCGCGCGCCGGCAATGCTGGGCAGAAGGTGgcctcgacgacgacgacctAGCCGCCGACGGCTTCCTTAAGCTTATGCGGCGCCTGCGCATAGTACTGTTACAGGACCTGGCTGTATTGCAGCCTCGCTATCCGTCGCTACCCTTCTTCGCCTACGCCCCTTTTAACGGGCCCGAATGGGATGAGTTCGCCGTCGCCGTTCGCTCTGACGCGGTAGGGGCTACGGGGCCGTTAAGCCTGCTCGTACAACGCGCGCTGCCAGAGCTTAGCGGTGTGTTAGAGAGCACACGCGAGGCCGTCTTACAGAATAGCCAGCGGCTGGCCATCCGGCTAGAGGCCCGGCTAGAAGGAATTCAGGACGGCCTCGATGCCCTCCTCCAAGGCAAGGTCCCTGTCACCTTTACCGGCCACTTTGGAGCCGGGCCAGCAGTGTCGCTggcgccggcgccggcgccgTCGACAGCCCCTACCTTGAACTTCAATacggctccggctccggctccagagcctccagTACCTGGTATGCCCGTCGTTGCAGCCCTGGCCAAGGTCTTTACAGTGCGGGATGTCTGGAAGGAATGGGAGGAAGGGATTGCAGGTCAGCCGGCCGTACGGGTGCTAGAAGAGACGTGGGGAAGCCGCTGGCGCCCGGGGAACGGGATCAGGGTGCAGTTCTGTCGCCGGAAGGTGATCTGGGATGAGCTCTTGGCCCGCACGGCGTCCGGCAAgaacgaggaggaggcagtTGCAGAGCTAGAGCTCTTACGCGCCGGCCGGAGCTTGAACCGGCTCGTCGATGAGCTCAAACAGCGCCGCCGGCGgggccagggccagggcAGGATACGGGTACAGGTAGGGACCCCCGTGCCCGATGACTCAGGCCCGGGACCAAGGCCGACTCGGGGCCAGGGCCATCGGGGGCGCTGGGCTCGGCTAGGGAGGAGGCGGACCGCCCCTCGACGACGGTAAGCTGGCTGTCAGGTAggatctttatatatttatagctataaCTAGTCcgtatctatctatctatctagaAAGCGCATTTTTTTTTATTgaatcttttttttttctttctttttttttgAATATTAAGGAGCAGCAGGATCAGTGCATTGCTATATCGTAGTCCTTGCAGCGAAGCCTGGCCCCCCAGCCGCTGCACACGCAAATATCTCAGCGCCCGCTCGTCTATACAGCATCGCTCTTGAACCAAACGGACCGCCAGAGCGTAGCAGTCCTCCAGCCCTGAAATTGCATCGATTTGGCTCCTAACCGTCGAGAAATTCGTGTGCGCGGCGCCGGGCACTTATCAGATGGCAGTTGTGTAATCACATACGATTTCCCGAAATTACTCCGCAAAGCGACCCCACGATCAGCGCTGCCctcaaatcaaacaaatcaaatCCGGGGTCATATTTGAGATATTTGATAACTCTCAAGACTGGATTTGTTGTTTGAAATATTTATTCAAATATTTCAAATATTTCAAATCTGACTCTCTATGCTTCCATGCTAACATCTCCAATCTCCCATTGGACCTCCTCCCCCCCACCTATTGTCGCCCCTAGCTTCACCGCACCATGTCTGACCCAGTTCTTAAGGCATTGTAACTTCTCCAGCGTTTCCGTCGTCATCGAAAGCCTCTGCGTCGTCAGCGTTAGCTTGGCTAGGCTGAACGACCTCTCGCAATCAGTCGCCATCGCCGGTATCGCGAGTATATCGAGAGCCAATTGGCTGATCATCGGGAATTGTCCCTGGTGAGCCATCCACCACTCGATTGGATCCTCAGTCTCTTGCGGCTCTAGCCGCAGATACCGCTCAAGCTCGCTTCCCATCACCGTGGTCTTCGCTGTCCTGCTTTTAATCCATTGCTTGAACACGCTAACTTCAGTTGTCGTCCTTGGTACGCTTAAGGATGTCGATGTGTCCATGATCATCTTCTGCTGCTCATCCACCGGCCGGTTGCAGTGGTACCAACGGTCCAAGTAGTCAGACAGTCCAATTTTGGCATCCCTCACCCACACAAGCTGCTCTTCCGACGCCCAGTTCACCTCCAGATAGTTCATGCCGAGTGATGGGTGGAGGATGATGGATGCAGCGAACAACGGTGAGTCTCCAAGCTTGGTGTAGTACTCGTTTAGTTTCTGCCAGGCAGTCATGATGGACAGTCTTAAATAGTGTCGGTGATCCTTTCCCATGTCATCGATTCCTAATGATCCTGATGGCTTGCCTGATCCATCATCGCATTGTCTCGAGCCACGATCTGACAGGGGGCCTTGCCTGGACTTTCGCGGATGGATATCCGTCTCGCAATCCCTAAATCGAGCAGGAAGCTGCCGGTTACGGTCTGGTCGCCCTCGAGCCAGCTCGGCCTGCGAGTTGGTGTCCTGCCCCCCTGCCTCGTCTGGAACGGCATGATGGAACAGCTTCCGATCCTCTAGGTGTTCCAGCAAGTACTCCATACCCGTCATCACTTCCCAGAGCCGTCCGTTACCTCCTTCGCTGCCCCAGCCCTGCGTTCTCATAGTCTGTAGATAGAATGGCTCAAGAATAAGTTTGATTTCTGCCAACAGTCTCCAGTCATCTCCCTTCAGCATGTCGGCCTCCGGTAGCCATTTCTCCACTTCTGGGTGGACCAAGAACGCCCTGATGTCTCCCTGCTTGACGAGCGCTCGAGAGATCATGAGATAAGTGGAGTTCCATCTCGTATCGTTATTCATTACGACCTCTAGCTCTGCCGTCGACTCACTCGCCAAGAGGTATTCTCGTGCTTCGTCGTTCTCGCGTGAGATCCTTTTGAAGAGCTCACACCTCTGAGGGGAAGATCTGATGAATTTGACAACATTGTGGAGCTTTCCCACCGGCCCTTTCTTTCTCCAGTGTCGTAGGTCATCCTCGCGCCGGCCGAGAAGATCAAATACCTGCGATTCGGCCTCGAAAGACTCGAAATCTTCGCCGTAGAGAAAGGCGCGAGCAACCAGGTTCAGGATATGCCCATAGCAGCGCATACGTCTGGCCCGAACGTCCGCCAGACTCATCTCTGCGTCGAGATCTCCGTAAAAGTTCACGAGACAGCTGTCGTTTGAAGATGCGTTGTCCGAGATCACGGTTCCGACTCGGTCCTCTATCTTCCATTCTCGCACAACTTGCCCGAGCGTCACCGCAAGACTTTCTCCGCTATGACACCCGAGCTGGCGACGGAGTGCCAATAGGCGCGACTGGTGCTTGCCCTGGCGGTCAAGAAAATGAGCTGTGACTGCCATAACAGCATGCCGATTAGGCGATGTCCACAGGTCGAACCCCAGATGGATTTTAGTAAGGGCATCTGAGAGCTCCTGCTTGATCTCATCTTTCTTAGACATGTACGTGTCATCCAGCAAACGGCCCATCGATTGCCGGCTCCATGGTATCTGGTCAGCTAGGTGAGGGTCAAGCTGCCAAGCGAGCTGCTGAAAGAATGTATcgctgaagaaggaaaaaggaaCATTGGTGTTGATCAGAAGTCCCAGGCTCAGTTCTCGGATCATCTTGACTCTAGCACGCGGCACGGCGCTGTACTGCAAGCGTCGTCGCTTAGGCCGTTCAGATTCATCGGTTGACAGATCTGGATCAGCTGCTTGACTGCTCTCGAAAATCCTGTGAGACCTGGCGTTGGTCAATAATGCTCAAGCTCGCGACGTCACATTCACATTCACATACTTGCGGAGATGGTCCGCTGCCGAACTCGTAGCATGCAGCGGCGAAGAACTCAGGCTGACCCTTCGCGTCACACAAACGACAGGCCCAGTAAGGACTCAAAGGACTATCGTTAGTGTCGATCTCAACAAGAAAAAATCCATGGCGCTTGATCCAGCTCTTCCGGCCCTTCGAGCCCTTCCGGGACAAGGACTCTTCCAAAACATATCGTTTGTTCCTCCACACTGCTCGCGGAAGATCTGCAACAGTAGGGTGGTCTGGCAATGCCGACTGCGTCGTCAGCTCGAATTGACTCGCCAAATTCCTCGGTGGtcgaagaaaagaaaaggcagaGGGTGGAGGCGAAGGAAGCATGATGTCGTCGGATTCCATCGGGTTAGGCGTCGACTCGTGGGAGGAATGGTACGCGTTGAAAGGTAAACAAACTAGCACCGACGCGACTTGATGTCGCGAGGACGGGACGTAAAAGTTAAGGAGCTACTTTCTCCCCCACCAGCCTGACCGTGGTACTGGGGTAGGTCACTAATGGAAGGCTtgatggatgactttgatTGGCTGGGGTCGCTCCTCAGCCAGGTTCCGGGTAAGCTGTGAAAGTGCGGTCAACGGTCTGGCAGCATGGACGCTGGATGGCATATTGTGTATCAAATATATCAAATGTTATTTCAAATCGAGGATTTTGTATTTGTTTGATTGAAATAAAATTTTGGCatatttgattgatttgtttgGCAATTTGTTTGATTGGATTTGATCTGGGGGCTGCGCTGCCCACGATAAGTTTctgcttatcatgtacgttagTTGAGGCGTTTCAATATTTAATGGTGGTGATCTGATGTACTCGCAACACCTTCTGTTGGGTTGATGCGCTTGCATCGATGAATCAACAGACTCACTAAGTGCCATGTGATATTGGGCCGTTGCATTGGGATTAGATTTTCAATTGCTCCTAGTTTGCGAAACCATGCAAGTCCCATTTTGCGCGTGAGCTCTCGGTGAGGCTCCAAGGACATATGATTATGATCTGACGTAGCATGTTTCCGTGAGGCTCGGCTCCAACACTGGGGCCGGACTTTTAGGGTCTCTGGTCAGGTGCTAAGTCAAGTTGTGCGTAAGCTTTTAGTTTATCAGCCGCACCACCTGCAAGTCACACACCAGGCTGACTGGGTCCATTCGGAGAGTCAGACAAGTGTTCCATGTATCCCTGGAATAGGATAGAATTGATCGTTAGTTAATATGTTTTCTAAGTCCACCGCGAAGTTGATATCGGAGTTATTGTCCCAATGGTgctttttattatattacgATATTAAATTGTCAGTGGCTGGTTGAAATTATCAGTGATAATTGGTGGTGTGCAGTGCGGGGATATGTTGGGCTTTTTTGGCCCGACAATTTTAGAACCGGTCTAGCCGCAGTCAACCAGGCCCTTAGCTGTATCTCGCCTGGCGATTGCTCCTTGATCCTAGCGCCACCATGCCTCCAGGGACTTCTCTTTTGTCACGAACTTTCATTCTATTTTGAATTAGGATGACACGGCAAGCTTTCTTGCGAATGTCCATCAACCATACCAGTACAGGAAGAAGCCCTGAACTGTAAAAGCCTCCGACTCCGTTTAAGTGGAGGACGCCTAACAACAATCCAGCTACAAGGCCTGCAATAAGCCCAGAAAAAAAACATATATTACTCGAAAATGCACTGTTGTCACAGGTTAAACAGTCGAAAAACCAGGATTGTAGCAGGTATATAACGTGGTCTAGTGTGTAGAAGTTTAATAGAATATAATAGGCCAAGCTAGACAACCAAGCTCTATTAATTACCATTCAGCATTAATGTCATATCTCCCTCACTAACTCAACATCAATTGTTCGAGCTAAGTATGATGGCCTGCAGGCAGGATATGAGTTAAAACATGCCCTTATTGTCTGTCGTGGTACCACCTATGCTTATTAAGTATATTGCATGTCAGATATGTTATACTTTAAAATAAACTCTGTAGCTATGTAGGACTCCAGCCTTATAGTGCCCGGCTTTTTAAAATATTCAGTAAATCGACAGAGTAGAGTGACTAATCCTACGCTGGACAGTATCTTCTAAATCAAGGAATGTCAGAGCTATAGAGCAGTACAAGTCCACAAAACCTATTCGTAACCTCGCATCCATACCGGTACCTCCAGGATGTCATCGCCCCTCTTCACCAGCTTCGCTAGCTCCCATATGCCTCTGAGCTTCTATGAAACTACTGGGGATGATCAAAATTAAATCTGACCCAGCGTTAGCAAAAAACTTGGCAAACTCGGGGCAATCACTCGGCGCTTGTCCACAGAGGCCGATCTTATATCCCTCTTTGCCGGCCAACTCAATTATTCCTGTAGTCATTCACTTGACAAGCTCGTCTTGCTCATTGAACATATCGGCCCGCTTGCTATAATCACGGTCTATAACGAGGGCAACTTGGGTAAGCTTAGTGAGGTCATTAGAACGGATAAAAGAGTCGTCGA
This genomic interval from Fusarium oxysporum f. sp. lycopersici 4287 chromosome 3, whole genome shotgun sequence contains the following:
- a CDS encoding hypothetical protein (At least one base has a quality score < 10) — translated: MLRSSGSGRRAWCRTPRAAADGSLYSWPDGELVTPDKLAAWLKEDILLRRVAPPQKKPRARGKGKGKGKAVKLRRQLEQEQLEAAALAEAESLAEALEVPLAEAAELLADDREGYVPPTALAPAAADIAEGSLLTRGTIDAYIAAVIELWRLQVAHGNANTENPRGAAVRGFLEQRGRQRGKHDRASFKDRGTDGIQAGYSPDEWLRVQDLLLSGAAYMPQNLRTRVDLLFGHYYLLRGENRRKMELADLSLLDYPSSEGPTPCCCLVTLLRDGKLNKTTKKEFMGALRHKDPLFCTQGALAQLFFWRWHVAGEPSPSFRRRQDWYRIKVLVGRDREQELSYPTQLQETWRIFGAAGLMASKKTHLPRRVGAQDAETHGTSLAQILQAGRWNQNVLCQAYLTRLPRQFMRIVAGFSASPGDYFLARAAHEPPYVLQKQLWPWIEEWEPRFEARARRQCWAEGGLDDDDLAADGFLKLMRRLRIVLLQDLAVLQPRYPSLPFFAYAPFNGPEWDEFAVAVRSDAVGATGPLSLLVQRALPELSGVLESTREAVLQNSQRLAIRLEARLEGIQDGLDALLQGKVPVTFTGHFGAGPAVSLAPAPAPSTAPTLNFNTAPAPAPEPPVPGMPVVAALAKVFTVRDVWKEWEEGIAGQPAVRVLEETWGSRWRPGNGIRVQFCRRKVIWDELLARTASGKNEEEAVAELELLRAGRSLNRLVDELKQRRRRGQGQGRIRVQVGTPVPDDSGPGPRPTRGQGHRGRWARLGRRRTAPRRR